The nucleotide window ATGTAGCTGAAGAATCCGCCGTTTCAGCTACCACAATAGTATATTCCATTGCTCCTCTTTTCTGTGAAGTAGTCACCACCTGAGCCACAGAGGATGCTTTTTGTCCAATAGCTACATAAACACATATTACATTTTCCCCTTGTTGATTGAGAATCTTATCTGTGGGTACCACTGTTATTATATTTCTATGATGAATTGTGTTGTTCTGTCATCAGATGCTCTATGGAGTAGCCTAGTTTATATCTTTCAATTCTCTTACAGTATGGTAGTAGTTGAATATGAGTAGATGACGTGGTCCCTTTGTAACATTACTATGTTATTGTTTCCTTAAAACTCTAGGGTAAATGATTGACAATTTTTTAACACTGATGACAATGGTGGCAATTTTCTtgtacctcttttttttttgggtgatacCATCTATTCTGTGTTTATCTATCTAGTACCGGTTCTTGCAAAACTACCCTTCATGAGGACATTTTTTGGTATAATGATATATAGCTTTGGTAATTGATGCTGACAAAAATCCTGTGTTGTAGGACAAGCCTGAGCCACCTCCAGAAGGCCGTCTTCCTGATGCTACCAAGGGTTAGTTTATTTGTCGAGGCCTACGATTACTCAACAAAGAGCAATGAAATTTGCTGTTTATAGATTTCTTAGATCACTGATGTGCTCCTCAACATTCCACAAATCTTTGCAGGTTCTGACCATCTTAGGGATGTCTTTGTTAAACAAATGGGTCTGAGTGACAAGGACATCGTTGCTCTGTCGGGTGGCCACACCCTGGTTAGTGTTTATGTTTTTGGTTATCCATGTTCCTTGGTGATGGATTGGTGCTTGTGGTGTTGTAAGTGTTAGAGATGTTAGTCCTTCAACCTCTtacaatgaagcttgagtattgcttgaaattgaattttGCAGGGAAGGTGCCACAAGGAGCGTTCTGGGTTTGAGGGTGCATGGACTACCAACCCACTCATCTTTGACAACACTTACTTTAAGTAAGTTTACCCTGGAGACTGCTATATCATATATGCTTATGTTACATTTATTATTTCGAGATATTGATATATGCTTATGCACCCCACTCGTTGCAGGGAACTCTTGAGTGGAGAGAAGGAAGGACTCCTGCAATTGCCGACTGACAAGGCTCTTCTGTCTGACCCTGCTTTCCGTCCTCTTGTTGACAAATATGCCGCGGTCAGTAGTAATGAATTCAATTATCTTCAAGTTTGCTTTGTTAAAGTTATGTGTTCAGAAAATATGCTGATTATGGCTGCCTTTTTTATTTATCTAGGATGAAGATGCCTTCTTTGCTGACTATGCAGAGGCTCATTTGAAGCTCTCTGAGCTTGGGTAcgttgtgctccatttttttttattatttcctaaATTCAATTTGATAGTAATTCCTACCCAGATGGACCTGGTATTGATTGCACTGTCTTTTggcttttgttttgtgtttttttttccccagatTTGCTGAGGCTTAGGCATCTGCACATAGAATATCCAATGGTGCTCATGACTTGTCTGTTCTTTCTTGTTTCTCGGTTTCCAAGAAGATGGTTTTTAGGTAGTTGTTGGATGTTGTTGAAAGTTGGGCGAGCATCTTTTGTTTGGAAGTAGATTGATTGGCAAATGCTATGGTACTTCATATTCTTAGATTTAAATAAGCCAAAGGGTTGATCAGCTAAATATGCAATTCTACTTCGTTTTTTTATATTAGTACATTTTTATATGTTCCATATTTGCATTGAATCACAAAATCCCTTGTAGCCATTGAATGCATGTGGAACCCTGCTTAAACCTGGCATGTTGATATCTGAactaaaatcaaattgaactctACTAATGAAATTATTGAGGCTGGTTCACTCTCCATGTTGGGTATTCCTACTGTTATGTTGGAATTCGCCTGCATGAAAGTTGAATTGTTCAGTTCTTTACACGCCTTTGCCGGGGCAAGCTATAAATTGCAACGTAATTTGTATGCTCAAGACTTGACAGAAGGCATGCACTTCTTGAGTGTAATTTTTGACATTTGCAGTGACTGCCGACTTGGGCAGCTGGCTGATCATATTGTGGGAAACTACCCTTCTATTACTGGATGGGCCATCTCCAGTTCAAGCCCATCGTCTAGTAAAACTCCAAGAGAATTAAATTAAGGCTCCCCGACGAGGCAAGTCTAGGACACATCTTTCCTGGAAGTATATTGAAAGTTAAAACTTGGTAAGTGGTAATCATCGCTCCAGTCCAAGCCCATCATTTAGTAAAAGTTTACCCTCTCCAGTTCATGCCCATAGTCTAGTAAAACTCCCAAGAGAATTAAATTAAGGCTCACTGACGAGGCAAGTCTCGGACACATCTTCCTGGAAGTATATTGAAAGTTAAAACTTGGTAACCATCGAGAGGTGACTTAGTTGGGGGTATTTCAAAAAGCAAAAACTGAAAGTTAGAAACTTGGTCGGGAAGTTTACACCTTAAATCagcacaaggaaaaaaaaaattattcacaaCTCACAGGCAGGACTTGGAAGTCAAAAGTAGAAAAATTTGTTAAGAAATTACTCTCATGAACAAGGTCAGGTTTTGATACGTATGAGTCAAGGTCAAGTTTGTGACACTTTTGAATTGACCTTGTCTCGCTATGTTTCgtgaattataaataaaaaaaaaaaaaacaatttgtgCAACTTCTGTGTAGAGTATAGCCTGGGGACTCTCGATCAAGATAGATAAATGGAAGGAAACTACACAAGTCCACAACCAGACGCGGACCAGGAAAATACACATTTTCCACGGGAAAATCTTATCTATTGTTGCCGGTTGAAACTACAATTTGTGGAGATTTGACTTTTCTAATACATGGATAAACCAtcttaaataaaattatcattatTATCAAGTAAATAACATTCGAGgggaaaattgaaataaaattgaGAATACCAAAATATTACTCTAATAAGACACTGATATGTGCCATTACCAAGGGATAATATTGAGGAGCACCTCGGTCTAACCAGGTGTCGTCTCGATAGATTCATCATCGGTTACTGTGAAGACTATTCTGTATAGATCGGTAAACTATCACATAACTATCGGCAAATCCCTCCCACGATTACGAAATATAAATGACGATCTCTATCCAGATAAAACTCatactttttcacttttttaaacTGTTGACAAAGAAAGAGCCCTCAATATCGAACAATCTCCTTAGCCTtctttgaaattgaactaattTGAGTATCGGAGTGCTCACCAAAATACACCTCGAGGACTTCGTAGTTCACGTTTATTACTTGTGCAGATAAGAACAACTACTCAATAGTTTCAGATGTGATCAATTGAGGTTACAGCAGAACCCAACAACAGCTTACCAAGTAATCAATCAGCCATTCTCATTTTGCACGTCATGAAATAGTTAAAAAACAATCACGACTTTGACAAATTCATTCATAAATCTTTGGGGATTATAGACTAGAATGCGATAGCACAATATGTTGACACGCTGACTCATGCTTTTCACATAATTTAGCCAACGATGAGGATTGACGACTAATTCCAATAACAGATGTACCATTACCATAAGCATTCAATATAATTGACTACCAACATCACCATCCTTTCCTTTCTTACTCGTTAAAATTAGTGATATTTGAGATCCTTGAGAGCTCTTTTCAGCTATTAAAAATCTTATATGCATTCTATAGATGCCTGTTTGTCACGGCGGTTCCTAAAGCGGGACCACTTTGCCGaaccgctgtgccaaacagcatGAATTTGAAACGGTCCTGCTTTGCCAAACCGTTGTGCCAAACAACATGAATTTGAAACGGTCATGCTTTGCCAAACCGCTGTTGTTTGATTTGAGGGCCGCCCTAATACCGCTCTCAAATCACAATCACAAGCGCCATTTTGGAGCTTGTGAGGGTGGTTACCactctcattttattttttttatgcggACCCCACATATTTTATAGTcaaacttttcctttctaaataaaaaaatgatgggACCCActtgaataataaatattactaataaaccccaactaagatatatttagacttaataaattagatttataattataaatatatattaataattataataatatatatttttaatttgacattttctttcatttatatatgcagtatatattatattacaaatttatttaaatattaaactaaagtaattattatttttacttcataaagtatatttataaattaatcatcattatttatttattaaatttataattatttttttttgaaataaaaaaaattaaaatgaaaaaatataaacaaaatatatttacccaacctaaccgctaacaacagttaacaactctaccaaacacctcacagcttatttcacagctttaagctcagtttttttttccacaccTTAACCGCTAgtgttgaaaatcaatacaaccgctctaccaaacgaagCAGTAGCGTCTACCCATCAGAGTGAGAATCCCGGGTGTCGAAGGTCTGTTGTAATTTTCCCGTTATAGTCCTTTGGAGAGTAAAAAGaatttttatttagtttttaaaaattataaatgtgtagtgttTTGTTTAACGAAtccaataatttattatttgttcgaaaaaaaatcaaatttattgcgATTGAAACacgaaatgttttttttttaatttttttatatccgACGATATGGAATTGTTatgtattttttatattgaatttgatttttgtttagaatATAAAATATGTGATTAGATTCATTAAgtactatatatttataatgCCGCAGGACATGCTGTAATAATACCCCCTCTTGCCCAACTATTATAGTCAATCATTCCATGTCACGAGATTTAAATAATAGGTTCGTTTGGTAAATAATTTTGACACTAGCATATCTGTTAGCATATATTGTGATAGTATAAATGGTGATAGAATATATGGTATCTGAAATGTAGATAATGTTTGGTTTC belongs to Tripterygium wilfordii isolate XIE 37 chromosome 2, ASM1340144v1, whole genome shotgun sequence and includes:
- the LOC119979903 gene encoding L-ascorbate peroxidase, cytosolic, which gives rise to MVKNYPVVSEDYKKAVDKAKRKLRGLIAEKNCAPLMLRIAWHSAGTFDVSTKTGGPFGTMKHPAELAHGANNGLDIAVRLLEPIKEQFPGISYADFYQLAGVVAVEITGGPDVPFHPGRQDKPEPPPEGRLPDATKGSDHLRDVFVKQMGLSDKDIVALSGGHTLGRCHKERSGFEGAWTTNPLIFDNTYFKELLSGEKEGLLQLPTDKALLSDPAFRPLVDKYAADEDAFFADYAEAHLKLSELGFAEA